Below is a window of Sulfitobacter sp. SK012 DNA.
ACCAGACCGGGCGCAACTAAACGACCAGCTCCGTAGATCCCCATCAGACGGCGGAAAACGAGCGACCCGATCAAGAAAGCGCCGGATTGGGCCAGCATCGCCAACCCAAATTGCGCAGGGGACAGCCCAACGTCCCCCATCAGGACGAAAGGCAGAAACGTGGCTTGGGCGTAAATCGCGCCAAGTGATCCTCCCATTACCATTGATGCCGTCACGAAATGCTTGTTTGCTAGCAGCATGCGGTAAGTGCGGCCCAACTGCGGTAGGTTTAGGCGACTTCGATCCGCGACAACTGTTTCCTTCATCGAAAAAATGACGACGGCAATGACGATGATGCCAATCAGGCTCATCAAAACAAAGATCGACCGCCAGCCAAAGAGAGGTAACATCAGGCCACTCAGTGACGGGGCGAGTGCCGGACCAAGTGCCAGAATTATCCCGATCAGGTTCATGATCCGGGAAGAGCGTTCGTCGGTAAAAAGATCACGCACCAGCGCGCGCGCGATCGCAATGCCAACCGATGCCCCAACGCCTTGCGCAAAGCGGGCGGCGATCAACACTTCAACAGTCGGGGCAAATAGAGCGAGGATACTCGCGGCACAATAGAGCGCAATGAAACCTACCGTCACGGGGCGTCGACCCAGAGCGTCCGACAATGGCCCAGCGATAAGTTGTGCGCAGGCAAAGCCGCCAAAGTAGAGCGTCAGAGTGAGCTTTATCACGGCATCACTAGAGCCAAACACTTCCGTCAAAGCTGTCATTGTAGGGGTGAAGAGCGCCATTGAGACGGGGCCGACTGCTACCAGCAAAGCGCCGATCAGGCTGACGCGTCGTCCGCTCATTAGGGGGGTGGTCATGGACGATCTTCCGCCTCGACTGGCATTGATCGTGCGGTATCTAAGTTTGTGCAGATTGCCTTGGCCAACTCCATAAACACGTCGCTTTGTTGCATGTCTAACCCGCTCAGCGCAGTGTCACTTGCGCGGGCCCCTGCTTGGGCGATTTTGGCCAGAAGGGACGGCGCTGTGTCTGTCAGCGATACTATCTTGGCACGGCGATCTTTGGGATCACAGCCGCGAGCAACCAGCCCCGCGCGCTCCAGCCGGTCAAGAAACCCGGTCAGGCTCATCGGGGCCATTCCCAGCCGTTCTGCCAGTTGGTGCTGCCTGATGTCGCCACAGCGCGCCATATGGGCCAATACGCGAGCTTCGGCGGTGGTTACGGGAATGGCGGCACTCTCGATCTCGCGCTCGAGCGCGCATCGCATCAACCGCGCGAGGTCATTGATCAAAAAGCCAAGGCTATCGGGGTTAATTGCGGTGTCTTGTGGCATCAGGTGTCCAATTGGTAAGTTTACCTTATTATCATGTAGGCTTATCGTAGTGACTGGATAGGTCAAGCACTTGCTCCAAACGATTAGCACCCAGCGTCAATGTGATGGTCTTTGACGGATGCAATGGCTCGACAGGTGACGGCAGGGGAGCTAGGCCAAGAGTAGAAATGAAATGGTCCAAGGGATGACGCATGATTGAACCGGTGCCACTGACCCGTGATCTTGTTCTGATCGGAGGTGGGCATGCCCACGCGCTGGTGTTGCGCAAATGGGGCATGAACCCGCTGCCTGGCGCACGTCTGACGGTAATCAACCCCGGTCCCACGGCACCTTATACCGGTATGTTGCCGGGGCACGTCGCGGGGCATTATTCACGCGACATGCTTGAGATCGATCTCGTGCGGCTTTGTCGGCATGCGGGTGCTCGACTTATTCTTGGGGCAGCCAATGCAATAGACCGGAATGCGAAGGTGATCACGGTCGATGGCCGTGGGGACATCGCCTATGACGTGGCTTCGATTGATATTGGAATTACGGCGCGCATGGACCTGCCGGGATTTGCTGAACATGCGGTGGGGGCTAAGCCGCTGGATGTGTATGCGGAAACATGGCGGAATTATCTAGATCGGGCGAAAAGCGGCTCTGTTTCAGGGGAAATTGCAGTTATTGGAGGTGGCGTCGCCGGGTGTGAGCTGGCGATGGCAATGGCCTATGCCTTGGGAGAGGTGGGAACTGCAGCGCAGGTTACCGTAATTGAGGCGGGTTCTGAGATCTCGGGTGTTGGGCGCCGTGCGCGGGCGCAGATGATCCAGGCAATGGCGTCGCTTGGTGTGTCAGTGCGGTTGAATGCGCAAGTGACGCAGATTGATGCGGATCAGGTTCAGCTACAGGGTCAAGACCCGGTGCCTGCCACTTTGTGCGTCGGTGCTGCTGGCGCGTTTCCTCATGTCTGGATCGCGCAAACCGATCTGCCTTTGAAGGACGGATTTATTGAAATAGAGCCTGATTTGACTGTGCGGGGCGACCCAACTCTTTTTGCGGTTGGTGATTGCGCACATATGTCATGGGCCCCGCGACCCAAAGCCGGCGTTTTTGCGGTTCGGGCGGCTCCAGTGCTGCATGATAACTTGCGGGCAGCTTTGATGGGGACCAGGCGTAGATCGTTTAGGCCGCAAAAAAACTACCTCAAGCTGATCTCCTTGGGCGGCAAATCGGCGATGGCAGAAAAATATGGCATGACGCTCGCGGGGCCCGCGCTTTGGCGTTGGAAAGACCGCATTGATTGCGCGTTCATGGATCGGCTGAGTGACTTGCCGCAGATGAAACGGAGCCATCCCCCTGCCGCATCAGCCCTTGATGTACAAGAAATGATGTCTGTGAAACCGCTTTGTGGTGGGTGTGGTGCAAAAGTTGGGGCCGGTGCACTTGCTAGTGCCGTATCGTCTCTAACACAGGGAAATAGGGCTGATTTAGTCACTGGAGCGGGGGATGATGCAGCCGTTTTCCGACAAGCTGGTGGGGGATTTCAGGTCATGAGCACGGACCATCTGCGCGCGATGGTTCACGACCCGGTGCAGATGACCCGGATCGCTGCTGTGCATGCATTGGGCGATGTTTGGGCCATGGGGGCTGCTCCGCAAGCGGCACTGGCCAGCATCATTTTGCCGCAGATGAGCCCGGAACTTCAAGCGCGGACCCTCAAAGAGATGACCCATGCGGCGAACGAGGTTTTCACCAAAGCCGGTGCTGCGTTGGTCGGCGGGCACACTACAAGCGGCGCGGAACTGACCGTTGGGTTTACGGTGACCGGGCTTAGGGACCAGATGCCGATTACTGTCGGAGGGGCAAAGGCCGGCGACGTGCTGGTGTTGACCCGGCCGATTGGTTCAGGGGTTGTGATGGCAGGACACATGGACGGCCGTGCGCCGGGTCGCGTGGTGACCGAAGTCCTGAAGGTTATGCAAACCCCGCAATCCGCTGCTGCACAGGTGCTGAAGTCCGCGCATGCGATGACGGATGTGACGGGGTTTGGCCTAGCGGGGCATGTGCAGGCAATATGTGCGGCGTCGGGTGTCCAAGCCGAGCTGTGGCAGAACAAGATTCCAGTGTATGACGGCGCACGGGCTTTGTCTCAAGCAGGTGTGTTTTCGTCTCTATTACAGGCAAATCGCGACAATGCACCGATAGAAGGCGTCGGTGATCCGCTGCTGCACGATCCGCAAACGGCGGGTGGACTGCTTGCGGCACTTCCCAAGACTGCGGCGGCCAAGGCGATCGTGGCGCTGGAGGCCGAAGGTGAGATGGGCGTCATTATCGGTCAGCTCACCGAAGGATTTGGGCCTATCAAGCTGGTATAGTTTGTGACGTCAACGCTCGCGCAGCGCTGGCAAGGGTCGCATCCGACAGGTCATCCAGTGTTATGGCGCGCATTGATGTGTCGCTGCGCGTTGCTGATTTTGCATAGCGGGGGTCATAATGTTCGGACACCAGTCGCGCGGCCAATGTGGCAAAATCACCTGAGCTGCCACATGCCTGCCAACTCGCGATCGTTTCAGCGGCATGGTAGGGCCGGAGTTTGTCGATAAGCCGGTGCAAGGTGACCGCGTCTTGGGTTAGATCAGCGTAGGCGCGGCACAGGAAGTCTGCGCGGGCGTCGAGTGGGGCGTGCAGTTCAACACGGGGGGCCGCACACATGCGCGCCCAAAGCGACGGCGGAATAAGCCGTGCGCCGATCTTGCTGCTTTCCGCTTCGATCCATGTTGTTTGAGCCGGATCGAGATGGCCCAAAGCAGTCGCTAAATGGCTCTCAAACATCTTCTGCGACGGCTGGTCCTGTGATAATCCGCCGAAAAGTGACCCGCGATGCTGAGCAATCCCTTCAAGGTCAATGACCTGCGCACCTGCCTCGCGAAGATGCTCCAACAGCCGGGTCTTGGCTGTGCCGGTGCCTCCTTCGATGACGCATAATTTGTGCAGCAGGGGGGTTGTATAGAGCGCGTTGACCACGAGCGTGCGGTAGCTGCGATACCCGCCCTCCACCAGCCGGACCCGCCAGCCAATTTGATCAAGGATCGTCGCAAAGGAATCAGAGCGTTGCCCGCCCCGCCAGCAATAGACCAACGGCTGCCATTCGCCGGGCTTATCTGCAAGCGGGCCTTGCAAGTGACGCGCGGCATTAGCCGACAACAGCGCTGCGCCGATTTTGCGCGCCCGAAATGCGCTGTCTTGCGCGTAGATGGTGCCAACCTCTGCACGTTCCGCGTCAGACAGAACAGGCAGATTGATCGCGCCAGGCAAGTGGTCTTCGGTAAATTCGGTGGGTGAGCGCACGTCGATGATCGTATCCGCTGGGATGGAAGAAAGAGCCGCAAGTGTGGTGAGTTTGACGGGGATCATGGGAGGTGCCTTCAGGCTTGATCCCTTTGTTCTAACGCTCTGAGGGCCGGGGTCCAGCGCTAAAGGCGGCTGTTCTGTTAGAGTGACTTGGGGCACGGGCCAAAAAATCGGCGTGATCTTGTAGCGGCCTTGAGTGTCAATGCAGGGAGGCGGGTCATCGAATTGTAGCAATTCGCGGGTCCCAAACCGCAGAAATTATCCACGGTCAGGGTTGTTTGCTGAATGGCAAAGCGAGCTAGAGAGCGCCGTATCAATCGACAATCACGCTACCTGGCAAGCGATCCTACGTTGGCTCGTTTTAGTTAGAACCAGCGCCCAATCCACAGTTTATCGCTGTCGATTTTCGTGATTGTCCCGACGAAGGCTGCGGGTGCTGTTGTGATGGGTGCATTGCTGTTGGTGGCCCATTGGGTGCCGTCCGCATAACGGATGTAGTCCCCATTTGCTGTGTTGCCGCTTTCGATCACTGCCCCTGTCGGCGTGCCGGCGTCCTGCGACACTGTGCCTACCATATTGCCGCTGTCGACAACCCGGCGCCAGTCGCTCCAGCCATTGTTGTCCACCCGAAAGAATGCGCCTTGGTCGCTGACCGTCTCAATCATGAACTGCGCGCCGCGTGTCGCATTTAGCGCTGCGGTCAGACCAACGAACGCGCCGTTGTTGGTTGGCGAATTGACCGGCACTGCGTTGTTGAGGGTGTTGCCCACAAGCGCGGATAAATCCCGAAGACCGTCCAGATCGTCAGATGCGTTATAGCGCACCACGCGATTGCCCAGACCAAAAGAGCCCACGCGCAAGAGGCGTTGTGCGGTGGTGTCATCGGTCGCGCCTTGAATAGCCGTACCAGATGCGGTGCCGTTTTGGGGATCAAACACCAGCGCGTCGTTCCAGGCATTGCCGTCATCAGACACCTTGATCGAAAAGGCGTCGCTGCCGTTCAGCCCCATTTCAGCGCGACCAGAAAAGCTGGTCTGGTAGAGCAGGGAGGCGGTGTTTCCCGCAAACCTTTTGTTGATTTTGAGTTGATGCCCCATCCCTGCATGATTGAGCAGCGTTGCTTCGCTGGACACGTTCAGGCGGTTGGTATTGTCAGCTGTGGCATTAACGCCAAGCCGGGGCAGATTTTCGGTTCCCCCACCAACGGCAGCCCAAAGGGTGCCATTCCAAGCCCGCAAAAGCTGAGCAGCGCTGTCCCATGCTCGCCACCCTTCGTGGGGGGTAACGAAATACCACGCGCCATCAAGGTAGGCGGCAATGCTGCCCCCTTGGCTAGCCCATGCACCATTTGGGCTGGGGCCAAGCGCAAAGGCCTGTCCTTCGACGGGCAGGCTGGGCGGATCAGTCGCGCCCACTGATTGCACGACAAGTTGGACGACAACATCCAGACGGCGCAACGCTTCGTTATGAGTGACGTGTTTTTGCGCCTGCGATGGCAAAATGAATGGCAAATTAAGGATGGGTGAGCGGTCGGGCATAGGGCCTCCGGGCAAATGTGAACATCTCCCGAAATCTGCGTGCTGGCGTTGAAAGAAATGACACTACGTCGTCCGGGGCGTTCATATCACATTAACATGTATAGTCTGGTCATAACCATGAACCGACTTGTTCCCCGGGTGTTAGACAGGATAAAGAGGGTTAACCAATTCCCGCCGCCGGACAGGGCCTATGCTGATCAGTATCGAAAAACGCTTCATGTTCTTGGCGAACACTAAGACCGCTTCGACCTCGATCGAAGATGCTCTTTTGCCATATACAGATATATACCGGGGTGGCACGCCAGCGCGCAAACACATTTCCGCACGAGACGCTTATCCCGCCTATCCGTTTTTATTCAAGCAGCCAGATTTCGCGCCGCGTACATTTTTCCGCTTTGGCGTCATGCGCGAGCCGATGGATTGGATCGGATCTTGGTTTCGCTACCGGAAAGGTAATCAAGTCGAGACCCCGCTGCCCGAAGAGATGGATTTCGCTGGGTTCTGGGAACAGAATGATTGGAACATTCGCCGGCCGAACGGCAATAAGCGCCTGCAAAGCGACATGTTCTGCCACCGGGATGGTCAGCCCATCGTCGATATGGTGATCCCGTTCCACGAGGTGGCTAAGACCTTTCAAGAGATTTGTGGTGCGCTAGGCATACCCGCACCGCTGCCCCATATGAACGCTAGTCACATCCAGATGCCTTCGGTCATTCCCGAGCGCCTCTTGGATGAGGTGCGAGAATACTATGCCGTTGATTATGCCCTTTGGGATCAGCTGGACGCGTTGAATGCCAACGGTAGGAATAAACTCATGACCCGGATTGGACCGGCTGTTCGGAAAAAAATGGCAACGGCTCAGGCGGGCAAAAGGTAGCTTTGATTGCCCATGTGACGCGGCGAGCGATAATACTCGGTTCAATCGCTAAAGATCATTGCGCCGTGTTGGCCGAGGTAGATCCGGAGCCAGGGCGTGAAATCCTCTGGTGTTGCTTGGATTTCCGCCATCAAATCGTTGTGTGAAACCCAGCGCGTGTTCATCACTTCGTCGGGGTTGGGCGACAAGGGCAGCGCGCCATCGACCTGTGCGACAAAGACTTCAACCACTTCATGTTCGATCAGTCCACCGCCTACATCTGCGCGGTATTCGACTTGCCCCACGTGGGTTGGCTGCAGGCCCTTGATCCCCAGTTCTTCGCCAAGCCTGCGTGTCGCGCAAACGCTAGGGTCTTCGTGCCAATCTGGATGGGTGCAGCATGTATTCGCCCAAAGACCTGGAGTGTGGTATTTTCCCAAAGCGCGTTGCTGAAGCAGAATTCGGTCGCCCTCCATCAAGAACACTGAGACCGCCATATGCCGCAAGCCGCGTTTATGCGCAGCCAGTTTCTCAACAGGCTGTAAGATGCCGTCAATCCAGGCGGGGATCATGATTGTGTGCAAGGGGGCCTCGATATCGAACATTTCAGACGCGCGTCTGTGACACGAGTCTGGTCAGGTGAGCAAGGTTCTATTCCCGATTTCAAATATACCAAGGGGGTGTTTTGCCCCAGCTTTTGCCAACTTAGGGCTCGAAAGATGGGCGACTAATGGCAAAGTTACTTTTTCTTGATCGGGAAAAAGGCGGCGGTTGGAAAGGTCATGCACAATGACGTCATTTGCGTGATGGTACCTTTACTCGCCAGTGCCCCACACTAAGTTCGTGTCATACAAGTGAGGAGTAATCACATGAATCGACTTTCCATCACGACAGTGGCGTTTGCGATGCTGGCGGCCCCTGTTTTTGCCGATGGCCACGCATCGGGAGACGCAGCAGCAGGCGAAAAGGTTTTTAAGAAATGTAAGGCTTGCCACTCGATCATAGCCGATGACGGGACCAAAATTCAAAAGGGCGGCCGGACTGGCCCGAACCTTTACGGTGTCTACGACCGGGTTGCCGGTACGTTTGATGGTTTCAAATTTGGCGGCTCGATCGTTGAGGCTGGCGAAAAGGGTCTAATGTGGAACGAGGCGGATTTTGTGTCCTATGTCGCAGACCCAAAGAAATTCTTGGCGACCTATTTGGATGACAAAAAGGCCAAATCCAAAATGTCACTCAAGATTAAGAAGGAAGCGGATGCACAGAACGTCTGGGCGTATCTAGTTTCCGTTGGCCCTGGGGCCCCCGCGTCAAACTAAAACGGCACATATGCGACATGAAACAGGCGGCCTGAGGGTCGCCTTTTTTTTGCCCGCCTTGTTTAAGAAATACTACTCAAAACTGAAAATCTGATTGGGCCTTCCTCGGCTTACAAAGCGATTGTGATACACAAGCAATGGACACGCAGGTTTTTTTGGACTTCCTGTAGGACCAAATAACAACCTGTTCGCGCGGCCCCCACCAACTGACATTGTCATTCCAACCTAGACAGCGAACGGCGGTGTGTCATGTTATTGGCATTACAATTTGGAAAGGCGATGCAATGATTGATGCACGGGCAGTGGCCAAGATCGCGGCAGATTACACAGCCGCTTGGAACTCTAAATCCGCTGAGGCTGTAGCTTCCTTTTACGCAAAGGATGGTGGAATTATTATCAACAATGGTGACCCATGGAGTGGTCGATCTCGCGTTCAGGACATGGCTGCGGGGTTTTATGCGGATGTTCCTGATCTGACGCTTACCTGCGATGATGTGCGCTGCGCTGGGAACCATGTGATTTTCGTTTGGACATTCACAGGACACGATGCGGCCACTGGCAACCCGCTCAATATTCGAGGCTGGGAAGAGTGGGAGATTGGTGAAGACCTTAAGGTAAAAGCGTCGCGCGGTTGGTTTGATGCCGAAGACTACGGACGGCAAGCTGAAGGAAAATAGCTTGCTCAATCGTTTTGAGAAAATTGACTCCGGTGCGTGCCGGACGTTGCCAGCGGCATCTCAAGCAGAGGTCCAAAATCCTCGCTAGAGGCGGTTTCGATGGAACGGCTCATGTATTGAAGAGGCTACACCTTTCGGGTGAGCGTTCCAGATTTGCCATCAAAATGGCGCCCGGTATTCTCACCGTTTGGCGTCAAGACGTTGTCCCGGCCAGCCTGAACGTACCCCCGTCAAGTTAGCTTCCCAGATTTCCACCCATTCCTCTCGGTTTGTATGGCGTTGCTATATGCCGAAAAAAGGAAGGTAGACTGCGCTTCTCTTGCTGCCTGTTGATTGGGTTTGGCCTCTGCAGGAGCGGATAATTTTCCTGGCACATCAAAAAATGCCGCCTCGACCGGAAAGTTCTGAAACTGCCAATAACGGGGTTTTGATTGAGCCTTCATAGCATCGAGCTAGGAAGGCTTCCCAAACTATGAAATTGCTCCTAACCTCAGCTGCGTCATGCGAGATACGCATTGCACCGTGACGGGTGTTCGTAACTGAACCAAAAAAAGGAGCTACCAATGGCTGACGCGCCAAAACGCACTGTCCTATATGATCTGCATGTGGAACTTGGTGGCAAAATGGTCGATTTTGCCGGTTGGGAAATGCCCGTTCAATACCCAATGGGCATCATGGGCGAACATGCCCAATGCCGTGAAAAAGCTGGGCTGTTTGACGTGAGCCATATGGGGCAGGTGATTCTGCGCGGTGAAGGCGTTGCAGAAAAGCTGGAGAGCATTGCCCCGTCGGCGTTCACGACACTGCCTGAAGGCAAGGCGCGCTATACTTTCTTCACAAATGAAGATGGTGGGATCATGGACGACCTGATCGTGACGAATGCAGGTGACCATATGTTTGTGGTGGTCAACGCAGCGCTGCGCCACCAAGATATTCCGCATATGGCCAAACACCTCGACGGTATCGAAGTCATTGAGATCTTTGATCGCGCATTGGTTGCGGTGCAGGGCCCCAAGGCCGAAGATGTCGTGGGCGAGCTTTGCCCTGCGGCGCGCGAATTGAAATTCATGGAATCCACACTGGCTGATATTGTTGGAGTCGAATGCCGCATCTCACGGTTGGGCTACACCGGCGAAGACGGGTATGAGATTTCGATACCTGAGGGTGATGCCGAAAAGGTAGCAAGAGCATTCCTCGCAGATGACGATTGTGCGCCCTCGGGCCTTGGCGCGCGCGACAGTTTGCGGCTTGAGGCTGGTCTGTGCCTCTATGGCAATGACATCGACAATTCGACATCACCTGTCGAAGCTTCCCTCAATTGGGCGATGCAGAAACGTCGCCGTGAAGAGGGTGGCTTCCCTGGAGCTGCACGCATTCAACGAGAGCTCTCAGAAGGTGCCGAAAAGAAATTAGTGGGCATCAAACCCGAAGGCCGCGCGCCTGCGCGCCAAGGTGTTGAGGTGCAGTGTGTCGATGGAAATACGATTGGCGCCATCACCTCGGGCGGCTTTGGCCCTACAGTTGGGGCGCCGGTTGCTATGGGTTACGTTTCGACGGCCCATGCTGTACCGGGCGAGAAGGTAAACCTCATCATTCGTGGCAAGGCTCAGCCTGCTGAAATCGTATCGCTGCCGTTCGTAAAGCAAAACTACAAACGCTAATTTCGGAGACTAAAAAATGACCACTTATTATTCTGATGACCATGAATGGATCACAGTCGACGGCGACATCGCCACTATCGGAATCACCCAGCATGCTGCAGATCAGCTGGGCGAGATTGTCTTTGTTGAACAAAAAGACGTCGGCGATGATTTTGAAAAAGGCGATGAGATCGGTGTTATCGAATCCGTCAAGGCGGCCTCGGAAATATACGCGCCGGTTGATGGCGAAGTCGTTGAGGCCAACGGTACACTTGAAGATGCACCGGGTTCCTTGAACGAAAACCCTGAGGGCGACGCTTGGATCTATAAGGTTAAGCTTGCTGATAAGGCACAGCTCGAAGACCTGATGGACCTGGACGGCTACAAAGCCTTGATCGGCTAAAGCAAGCCTCCACCCCTGACCATCCAGCGGTACTGGCTTGCGGAGCCACTGCCGCTTTTGGAATTTGACACAAGGAACTCAGAAATGTCCTTTCAACTCACCGATTACGAAGCCTATGACTTCGCAAATCGCCGTCACATTGGCCCCTCTGTAAAAGAGATGGCTGAGATGCTCAAAGTGATCGGTTTTAAGACTCTGGACGAGCTTATTGACGCGACCGTACCACCTGCGATCCGTCAAAAGGAGCCGCTGGATTGGGGCCCTGCAATGACAGAGCGCGACGCGCTTTTTCATATGAAGCAGATTGCTGAGAAGAACAAAGTTCTGACTTCGTTGATTGGCCAAGGGTATCACGGTACCACAACACCGGCTCCGATCTTGCGCAATATTCTGGAAAACCCAGCTTGGTATACAGCCTACACGCCGTATCAGCCCGAGATTTCGCAAGGCCGGCTTGAGGCGCTATTGAACTTCCAAACCATGGTTTCAGATTTGACCGGTTTGGATATCGCAAACGCTTCGCTTCTTGACGAATCCACTGCGGCCGCCGAGGCAATGACGATGGCAAAGCGGTCCGCGAAATCCAAGTCGGACAGCTTCTTTATTGATGAAAATTGCCACCCGCAGAACATCGCTGTCATGCGGACACGGGCTGAGCCTTTGGGCATCAATGTGATCGTAGGCTGTCCGAATGATCTGGACGCAAGTGCTGTGTTCGGGGCAATTTTTCAGTACCCTGGCACACACGGCCATGTGCGGGACTTCACGGATGCCATCGCCAGCTTGCATGAGAGCAAAGCGCTGGCTGTTGTCGCGGCCGATCCGCTCGCGTTGGCCCTGCTGAAGAGCCCCGGTGAAATGGGCGCTGATATTGCTATCGGATCAACCCAACGATTTGGGGTTCCAATGGGATACGGCGGTCCGCACGCTGCCTATATGGCCACCAAAGACGCCTACAAGCGTGGGATGCCGGGCCGTATCATTGGTGTGTCCATCGATGCGCGCGGCAACAAAGCTTACCGCTTGTCCTTGCAAACTCGGGAGCAACATATCCGCCGTGAAAAGGCCAACTCGAACGTTTGTACTGCCCAAGCACTGCTGGCTGTCATCGCGTCGATGTATGCGGTCTACCACGGTGCCGATGGTATCAAAGCAATCGCGCAATCGGTGCACCGCAAGACATCGCGGCTGGCGAAAGGTCTTGAAAGCCTTGGCTTTGATGTGCAGCCCGAGGTCTTTTTTGATACGATCACGGTAGAAGTTGGCGCCCTGCAGGGGGTCATCTTGAATGCTGCCGTGGAAAACGGGATCAACCTGCGCAAGGTTGGTAACTCCAAAGTTGGTATCTCTTTGGATGAGCAGACCCGTCCTGAAACCATCGAAGCTGTCTGGGCTGCGTTTGGTGGCAATATGAAGGACGATTCCAAGGCCAATCGGGAATACCGTTTGCCAAATCACGCGTTGCGCGAAAGTGAATATCTGACGCATCCGATTTTCCACCTGAACCGGGCCGAGGCGGAAATCACCCGCTATATGCGGCGTTTGGCAGATCGTGATCTTGCACTTGATCGGGCGATGATCCCGCTGGGTTCCTGCACGATGAAGCTGAATGCGACCATCGAAATGATCCCCGTTACGTGGCCCGAGTTTAGCAATCTGCACCCCTTTGTCCCCAAGGATCAGGCGTTGGGTTATCATGAGATGATTGATGATCTGAACGACAAATTGTGTCAGATCACTGGGTATGACGCCATCAGTCAGCAGCCGAATTCGGGTGCACAGGGCGAATATGCCGGCCTTTTGACCATTCGTGGCTATCACGCGGCACGTGGCGAGGCACATCGCAACATCTGCCTTATCCCGACCTCTGCGCATGGTACGAACCCAGCGTCGGCGCAGATGGTGGGTTATAAAGTGGTCCCCATCAAAGCCGATGATAAGGGTAACATTGATGTTGCCGATTTCCGCGAAAAAGCTGAAAAGCACTCGGCTGATCTTGCGGCGTGTATGATCACGTACCCGTCCACTCACGGTGTTTTTGAGACAACTGTGCAAGAAATTTGCCAGATCACGCATGATCACGGCGGTCAGGTCTATATCGACGGTGCCAACATGAATGCGATGGTCGGCCTGTCGCGTCCGGGTGACATTGGCGGCGACGTAAGTCACCTGAACTTGCATAAGACTTTTTGCATTCCTCATGGTGGTGGCGGTCCGGGCATGGGCCCGATCGGCGTAAAAGCACACTTGATAGAGCATCTGCCCGGGCATCCGGAATACGGCACAGATGTTGGACCAGTATCGGCAGCACCGTTTGGGTCCCCGTCGATCTTGCCGGTTAGCTGGGCATACGTCTTGCTGATGGGTGGGGCAGGCCTAACGCAGGCAACTAAGGTGGCAATCTTGAACGCGAACTATATCGCGGCGCGCCTGAAGGACAGTTACAACATCTTGTATACGTCTGAGACTGGTCGCGTGGCGCATGAGTGCATTCTCGACACCCGACCGCTTGATGAAGCGGGTCATGTCAGCGTGGATGATGTTGCCAAACGTCTAATCGACAGCGGCTTTCATGCGCCCACTATGTCCTGGCCAGTGTCTGGAACGCTGATGGTTGAACCCACAGAATCCGAACCCAAGGCAGAGCTGGATCGCTTCTGTGAAGCAATGTTGTCTATCCGAGGTGAGGCGCAGGACATTATCGACGGCAAGATTGATCCCGAAAACAATCCACTGAAGAATGCACCCCATACGGTGCGCGATCTGGTGGGTGACTGGGATCGGCCTTATAGCCGCGAACAGGCCTGCTTCCCTC
It encodes the following:
- the gcvP gene encoding aminomethyl-transferring glycine dehydrogenase translates to MSFQLTDYEAYDFANRRHIGPSVKEMAEMLKVIGFKTLDELIDATVPPAIRQKEPLDWGPAMTERDALFHMKQIAEKNKVLTSLIGQGYHGTTTPAPILRNILENPAWYTAYTPYQPEISQGRLEALLNFQTMVSDLTGLDIANASLLDESTAAAEAMTMAKRSAKSKSDSFFIDENCHPQNIAVMRTRAEPLGINVIVGCPNDLDASAVFGAIFQYPGTHGHVRDFTDAIASLHESKALAVVAADPLALALLKSPGEMGADIAIGSTQRFGVPMGYGGPHAAYMATKDAYKRGMPGRIIGVSIDARGNKAYRLSLQTREQHIRREKANSNVCTAQALLAVIASMYAVYHGADGIKAIAQSVHRKTSRLAKGLESLGFDVQPEVFFDTITVEVGALQGVILNAAVENGINLRKVGNSKVGISLDEQTRPETIEAVWAAFGGNMKDDSKANREYRLPNHALRESEYLTHPIFHLNRAEAEITRYMRRLADRDLALDRAMIPLGSCTMKLNATIEMIPVTWPEFSNLHPFVPKDQALGYHEMIDDLNDKLCQITGYDAISQQPNSGAQGEYAGLLTIRGYHAARGEAHRNICLIPTSAHGTNPASAQMVGYKVVPIKADDKGNIDVADFREKAEKHSADLAACMITYPSTHGVFETTVQEICQITHDHGGQVYIDGANMNAMVGLSRPGDIGGDVSHLNLHKTFCIPHGGGGPGMGPIGVKAHLIEHLPGHPEYGTDVGPVSAAPFGSPSILPVSWAYVLLMGGAGLTQATKVAILNANYIAARLKDSYNILYTSETGRVAHECILDTRPLDEAGHVSVDDVAKRLIDSGFHAPTMSWPVSGTLMVEPTESEPKAELDRFCEAMLSIRGEAQDIIDGKIDPENNPLKNAPHTVRDLVGDWDRPYSREQACFPPGSLHMDKYWAPVNRVDNAYGDRNLVCTCPPMSDYAEAAE